From one Triticum urartu cultivar G1812 chromosome 3, Tu2.1, whole genome shotgun sequence genomic stretch:
- the LOC125547825 gene encoding uncharacterized protein LOC125547825, which translates to MLPLPPRPPPPPPPSTQQPPPPPPSRPRRKPLQHRWWKRRRRRRRQPRSVGAASARDKSPHDLVTQAVDPPEELRVMRLLFWTLSALLVHGVISAAATSNHADLLLQFFHLAYSWPGSGLLAGASHRDAPLPRPLHPPRDHAALLCFPDEAIVAGILRRCSHPDALLSGHVQRVWDFSSSKLTSSMRLNPRLAGCVFYATWFRYYNHATSSGE; encoded by the exons ATGCTCCCACTCCCGCCCCGTCCACCTCCGCCGCCCCCACCATCGACGCAACAacctccgccaccgccgccatcgAGACCGCGGAGGAAGCCGTTGCAGCACCGGTGGTGGAAGAGGCGCCGCCGACGCCGCAGGCAGCCGCGCTCGGTAGGAGCAGCCTCTGCACGGGACAAATCTCCACATGATCTGGTGACGCAAGCGGTCGACCCACCTGAAGAACTCCGTGTCATGCGGCTGCTCTTCTGGACGCTCTCTGCGCTGCTCGTCCATGGCGTGATCTCCGCTGCCGCTACTTCCAACCACGCTGACCTCTTGCTCCAGTTCTTTCACTTGGCTTACAGCTGGCCGGGTTCTGGGCTTCTGGCCGGAGCCAGCCATCGTGACGCTCCTCTACCACGCCCGCTGCATCCTCCTCGAGACCATGCCGCCCTTCTCTGTTTCCCTGACGAGGCCATTGTCGCAGGCATTTTGCGGCGCTGCTCCCATCCAGATGCTTTGTT GAGTGGACATGTTCAGCGTGTGTGGGATTTCTCAAGTTCAAAGCTGACATCGTCGATGAGACTGAACCCAAG GCTTGCTGGCTGCGTCTTCTATGCTACTTG GTTCAGGTACTACAATCATGCCACTAGTTCGGGAGAGTGA
- the LOC125546578 gene encoding uncharacterized protein LOC125546578, translating into MGELEIEVLELATVECRRRSGTAVEYPTRPPLARGVRFGAAAAFRLIPRIGHGGRRLAGGDKSSGVVGNWGQTRLRGAENLPAPGDRQGAKYTPPARARLLKFRSAGFSQPSIPHPTLSILREYLIQSSTFRSEASPPRSRCFYTHTGAGAPHLPNPSLDRPASSSILYPPSEPRAVSVISTSPSRPCRWRFHRDVHDDGRLRDPSEVSGEFGGDLRKPPGDFSSVQSTQSTLAPASLFTMATALAGCAWPSVPSKLYPPFTLRCLWCAPAMSV; encoded by the exons ATGGGCGAGCTCGAGATCGAAGTCCTCGAGCTCGCGACAGTCGAATGCCGGCGGCGGTCGGGTACCGCGGTTGAGTATCCGACGCGCCCCCCGCTTGCGCGCGGCGTCAGATTTGGCGCGGCGGCGGCGTTCCGCCTCATCCCCCGTATCGGCCATGGAGGTCGAAGGCTCGCCGGCGGCGACAAATCAAGTGGCGTGGTGGGGAATTGGGGGCAAACGCGGTTGCGGGG GGCAGAAAATCTGCCGGCACCCGGAGACAGACAGGGTGCGAAATATACGCCCCCCGCGCGCGCGAGACTGTTAAAATTCCGCTCCGCGGGTTTCTCACAGCCATCCATTCCCCACCCTACCTTATCCATTCTCCGCGAGTACCTTATCCAATCGTCCACCTTCCGCAGCGAGGCATCGCCTCCCAGATCTCGCTGCTTCTACACCCACACCGGCGCCGGTGCGCCGCATCTCCCAAATCCGTCCCTGGATCGACCCGCCTCCTCCAGTATTCTCTATCCACCATCCGAACCAAGAGCTGTTTCCGTCATCTCCACTTCCCCAAGCCGCCCCTGTCGCTGGCGCTTCCACCGCGATGTTCACGATGACGGCCGGCTGAGGGATCCGTCGGAGGTCAGCGGCGAGTTCGGAGGCGACCTCCGCAAACCGCCTGGCGATTTCTCCTCCGTCCAGAGCACGCAGTCGACGCTGGCGCCGGCAAGTTTGTTCACCATGGCGACCGCGCTGGCGGGCTGCGCCTGGCCTTCGGTGCCCTCTAAGCTCTACCCGCCTTTCACCTTGCGTTGCCTATGGTGTGCCCCTGCCATGTCAG TCTGA